In Bacilli bacterium, the following are encoded in one genomic region:
- a CDS encoding heptaprenylglyceryl phosphate synthase: MAAIRSWRHVFKLDPDRPISDHALEQICESGTDALIVGGSTGVTFDNTVELLARIRAYSVFCALEVSNQEAIVPGFDLYLIPTVLNTQDGEWIVGRHVEALKRYGAIMPWEHIAMEGYVILNKFSAAARLCNARTELAVRDLEAYARFADKLLHMPIFYVENSGAFADMEPVKRVKSLLTGARLFYGGGIDNLAKAKQAAEAAHTIIVGNAIYEHLPGALQTVKVLEKS, translated from the coding sequence ATGGCCGCGATTCGGTCGTGGCGGCATGTGTTCAAGCTGGACCCCGACCGTCCGATTTCCGATCACGCGTTGGAGCAAATTTGCGAATCCGGAACCGATGCTTTGATTGTGGGCGGTTCAACGGGCGTAACGTTTGACAACACGGTCGAGTTGCTGGCCAGAATCCGCGCATATTCTGTTTTTTGCGCTTTGGAAGTTTCCAACCAGGAGGCTATTGTTCCCGGCTTTGATTTATATCTGATTCCGACGGTGCTGAACACGCAAGACGGCGAATGGATCGTGGGGCGGCATGTTGAAGCGTTGAAGCGGTACGGGGCGATCATGCCGTGGGAACATATTGCGATGGAAGGCTACGTGATCCTGAACAAGTTTTCGGCTGCGGCCAGGCTATGCAACGCTCGAACCGAACTTGCGGTTCGCGATCTGGAAGCGTACGCGCGGTTTGCCGACAAGCTTTTGCACATGCCGATATTTTATGTGGAAAACAGCGGCGCTTTTGCCGATATGGAACCGGTGAAGCGCGTTAAATCATTGTTAACCGGGGCGCGGTTGTTTTATGGCGGCGGCATTGATAATCTTGCCAAAGCGAAACAGGCTGCGGAAGCGGCGCATACGATCATCGTTGGCAACGCCATTTATGAGCATTTGCCGGGAGCGCTGCAAACCGTAAAAGTTTTGGAAAAAAGCTGA